From one Candidatus Poribacteria bacterium genomic stretch:
- a CDS encoding DUF541 domain-containing protein yields MGRNTTARGASPGLRRLGTWAIRLLPFVAATALLVGCTEVNVPVDGLAEGIRVSGVGTVTVKPDIVYASIGVQTFNADAQVATADNNSRSDAVIGALKALGIDEKDLKTSAFSIVPVRDWSKPEAVVVGFQVNNTLTVTIRDLTLVGKALQASIDAGANNINSVAFTVDDPTAAKRDARTKAIQDAHDRAETMAKEAGVDLGKPTSIVETSYGGPPIYRTSADSKAGGEVVVPVQPGELELTVTVDVVYEID; encoded by the coding sequence ATGGGCAGAAACACGACGGCGAGAGGCGCGTCGCCCGGTCTCCGTCGACTCGGAACCTGGGCGATTCGGCTCTTGCCGTTTGTAGCGGCGACCGCGCTGCTGGTCGGCTGCACGGAAGTCAACGTTCCCGTGGACGGATTGGCGGAAGGGATCCGCGTCAGCGGCGTCGGAACGGTCACGGTAAAGCCCGACATCGTCTACGCCTCCATCGGCGTCCAGACGTTCAACGCCGACGCTCAGGTCGCGACCGCCGACAACAACAGCCGCAGCGACGCGGTGATCGGCGCGCTCAAGGCATTGGGCATCGACGAGAAAGACCTGAAGACGTCAGCGTTCAGCATCGTCCCGGTCCGTGACTGGTCGAAGCCGGAAGCCGTCGTCGTCGGCTTCCAGGTCAACAACACGCTGACCGTCACGATCCGCGATCTCACGCTCGTCGGAAAGGCGCTTCAGGCTTCCATCGACGCGGGCGCGAACAACATCAACAGCGTCGCGTTCACTGTCGATGACCCGACCGCCGCGAAGCGCGACGCCCGGACGAAGGCGATCCAAGACGCCCACGACCGCGCCGAGACGATGGCGAAAGAAGCGGGCGTCGATCTCGGCAAGCCGACGTCCATCGTGGAGACGTCCTACGGCGGCCCGCCGATCTACCGGACGAGCGCGGACTCCAAGGCGGGCGGCGAGGTGGTCGTGCCGGTTCAGCCCGGAGAGCTCGAGCTGACCGTCACGGTCGATGTCGTCTACGAG